The following proteins are encoded in a genomic region of Coffea eugenioides isolate CCC68of chromosome 6, Ceug_1.0, whole genome shotgun sequence:
- the LOC113775859 gene encoding mRNA-decapping enzyme-like protein: MSSSLSTSTTSSLTGKLTPNLDQHCTKKLNLTVLQRIDPFIEEILMIAAHVTLYEFNLDLNQWSRKDVEGSLFVVKRNTQPRFQFIVMNRLSTENLVEDLLSDFEFEIQVPYLLYRNAAQEVNGIWFYNTVECEEVANLFTRILNAYSKVPPKPQATPTKSEFEELEAVPTSAVIEGPLEPSVNPTISSVQPEDSSFENFFSTAMNMQNSFSKGLQSGQLYHTSAPTAPLSHVSNVTPSYAPTVQAQPFSGTSSSVPMMTTHDGSDHISSNRVANLVKPSSFLVTSSSSSLLIPPVSSISSPALHPLLNLQRPHGTPMLQPFPPPTPPPSLTANPTTVTEYGPVTREKVRDALLMLVQDNQFIDMFYQALLKAHQS, from the exons atgtcGTCGTCGTTGTCCACTTCAACGACCTCCTCGCTCACCGGAAAGCTGACTCCTAATTTGGACCAGCACTGCACTAAGAAGCTCAATCTCACGGTCCTCCAAAGAATTGACCCCTTCATTGAAGAGATCTTGATGATCGCTGCTCACGTCACTCTCTACGAATTCAACCTCGACCTCAATCAGTGG AGTCGAAAGGATGTTGAAGGGTCTCTCTTTGTAGTTAAAAG GAACACACAGCCACGGTTTCAGTTCATTGTCATGAACCGGCTGAGTACAG AAAATCTTGTGGAGGATCTGCTGAGCGATTTTGAGTTTGAAATTCAAGTTCCATACTTGTTATACCGCAATGCTGCCCAAGAAGTGAACGGTATTTGGTTCTACAATACTGTGGAATGTGAGGAGGTTGCCAATCTCTTCACTAG GATTCTAAATGCATACTCAAAAGTTCCTCCAAAGCCACAAGCAACTCCGACCAAAAG TGAGTTTGAAGAACTTGAAGCAGTGCCAACAAGTGCAGTGATTGAGGGACCACTGGAACCATCAGTTAATCCCACCATTTCATCAGTTCAGCCTGAGGATTCTTCTTTTGAAAACTTCTTCAGT ACGGCTATGAATATGCAAAATAGCTTCTCAAAGGGCTTACAATCTGGACAACTTTATCATACTAGTGCACCAACTGCTCCTTTATCCCATGTCTCAAATGTCACCCCCTCTTATGCTCCAACTGTCCAAGCCCAACCATTTTCTGGAACCTCTTCGTCAGTTCCAATGATGACCACGCATGATGGATCTGACCATATCAGCAGTAATAGAGTTGCTAATCTAGTCAagccttcttcttttcttgtaacctcttcatcatcttcattgtTGATCCCACCTGTCTCATCTATTTCATCTCCTGCTCTTCATCCTCTATTGAACCTGCAGCGTCCGCATGGTACCCCAATGCTTCAGCCATTCCCTCCTCCAACACCACCTCCATCTCTTACTGCAAATCCCACAACTGTGACAGAATATGGACCTGTGACAAGGGAAAAAGTTAGAGATGCACTTCTAATGCTTGTTCAG GATAACCAATTTATTGACATGTTTTACCAAGCATTGCTGAAAGCGCATCAGTCATGA
- the LOC113776347 gene encoding casparian strip membrane protein 1-like, producing the protein MEKSESAKIDIAETGRERKGKAPLLGGRSGPAERAKAGGYKRGIAIFDLILRVSAAAAALGATVSMGTAEQTLPFFTQFFQFQASYDDLPTFSFFVIGMAIVCAYLALSIPFSIVCIARPHAVAPRLLLIIFDTLALTLATSASAAAAAMVYLAHQGNPNANWLAICQQFTDFCQKTSGSVIAGFTTVALLIFLVVLSAMALRKRY; encoded by the exons ATGGAGAAATCTGAGTCAGCCAAGATTGACATCGCCGAGACCGGcagggaaagaaaaggaaaggcgCCACTTCTGGGAGGAAGATCAGGTCCGGCGGAGCGTGCAAAGGCAGGAGGATACAAGAGGGGGATTGCAATATTCGACCTCATCCTCAGAGTAAGTGCTGCTGCGGCCGCTTTAGGCGCTACCGTTTCCATGGGAACCGCCGAACAAACTCTTCCTTTCTTCACTCAATTCTTCCAGTTCCAAGCCAGTTATGATGATCTCCCAACCTTCTC ATTCTTTGTGATCGGAATGGCCATAGTTTGTGCCTACCTTGCCCTATCGATACCCTTCTCCATAGTGTGCATTGCTCGTCCGCATGCAGTAGCACCCAGGCTCCTCTTAATCATCTTCGATACG CTGGCATTAACTCTGGCTACATCTGCTTCGGCTGCAGCGGCAGCTATGGTCTACTTGGCTCACCAAGGAAATCCAAATGCAAACTGGCTTGCAATATGCCAGCAGTTCACTGATTTCTGCCAAAAGACTAGTGGATCTGTGATTGCAGGATTCACCACGGTCGCCCTCCTAATATTCCTGGTGGTGCTCTCTGCTATGGCTCTTCGGAAACGTTACTAA
- the LOC113773298 gene encoding mitochondrial fission protein ELM1, with amino-acid sequence MPTIRRAVIIGNGIAGAENQCLGLVRALGLSHTLYRVTRPRGGINDWLRWLPVSLHKNLHNVVKRFRVTGFSGIAEAKAHYIAKLARETLDKDGPTLVVASGRDTISVASSIKRLAPENVFVVQIQHPRSKLNRFDLVVTPRHDYYPLAPEGQQQIPWFLRGWITPREPPDQKVVLTIGALHQVDSIALHRAASLWHDELSPLPKPLVVVNIGGPTGHCGYGVDLAKQLISSLLNVLSTCGSLRVSFSRRTPKQVSDILVRELGSHPKVYIWNGQDPNPHMGHLAWGDAFVITADSVSMLSEACSTGKPVYVIGTERCKWKFADFHKSLQDRGAVRPFTGEEDMSERWKYVPLNDTEEAAAQVITALAQRGWRL; translated from the exons ATGCCAACAATCAGGAGAGCGGTTATAATCGGCAACGGTATTGCCGGCGCGGAGAACCAATGCCTCGGTTTGGTTCGAGCCTTGGGGCTCTCTCACACTCTCTAC CGTGTTACTAGACCCAGGGGAGGAATTAATGATTGGCTTCGCTGGTTGCCAGTTTCCCTTCATAAAAACCTTCATAATGTCGTGAAGAGATTTCGTGTTACAGGATTTTCGGGTATTGCAGAAGCTAAAGCACATTATATTGCGAAACTGGCGCGGGAAACGTTGGACAA GGATGGCCCTACATTGGTGGTTGCATCAGGGCGGGATACTATTTCTGTTGCTAGTTCTATAAAACGATTAGCTCCGGAAAATGTTTTTGTTGTTCAG ATTCAACATCCCCGATCAAAACTAAATAGGTTTGATCTAGTGGTCACGCCTCGTCATGATTATTATCCCTTGGCACCTGAGGGACAGCAACAGATTCCCTGGTTTCTTCGAGGTTGGATAACTCCTCGTGAACCTCCTGACCAAAAAGTT GTACTTACCATAGGCGCTCTGCATCAGGTTGATTCTATTGCACTGCACAGAGCTGCGTCTCTCTGGCATGATGAGTTGTCTCCACTGCCTAAACCATTGGTTGTTGTCAACATTGGGGGGCCTACTG GCCATTGTGGATATGGGGTAGATCTTGCTAAGCAGCTAATTTCGTCGTTGCTGAATGTTCTCTCAACTTGTGGCAGCCTAAGAGTGTCTTTTTCTCGTAGAACTCCAAAGCAG GTATCAGACATCCTCGTCAGGGAACTTGGAAGTCATCCTAAAGTTTACATTTGGAATGGTCAAG ATCCAAATCCACATATGGGACATTTAGCTTGGGGTGATGCGTTTGTCATTACAGCTGATTCAGTTAGCATGTTGAGCGAGGCTTGCAGCACAGG GAAGCCTGTTTATGTTATTGGGACGGAGCGGTGTAAGTGGAAGTTTGCAGACTTTCACAAATCTCTGCAAGATCGGGGAGCTGTTCGACCATTTACTGGTGAAGAAGAT ATGTCCGAAAGATGGAAGTACGTTCCACTTAATGATACTGAGGAGGCAGCTGCTCAAGTGATAACAGCACTGGCTCAGCGTGGGTGGAGGTTGTAG
- the LOC113775128 gene encoding peptidyl-prolyl cis-trans isomerase CYP18-2 — translation MWASSEGGAPEVTLETSMGSFTLEMYYKHAPRTCRNFIELARRGYYDDVKFHRIIKDFVVQGGDPTGTGRGGESIYGPKFEDEITPQLKHTGAGIICMANAGPNTNGSQFFITLAPAQSLDGKHAIFGRVCRGMEIVKRLGSVQTDNTDRPIHDVKILRAVVKD, via the exons ATGTGGGCAAGCTCAGAAGGAGGAGCCCCGGAGGTGACTCTGGAAACCTCCATGGGCTCCTTTACCCTCGAG atgtACTACAAGCACGCTCCGAGGACTTGTAGGAACTTCATAGAGCTGGCTCGTCGAGGCTATTACGACGACGtcaagttccatagaatcatcAAG GATTTCGTAGTGCAAGGTGGAGACCCTACGGGCACTGGCCGCGGTGGCGAATCCATCTACGG TCCCAAATTCGAGGATGAGATTACTCCGCAGCTTAAGCATACTGGAGCTGGTATCATATGCATGGCAAATGCTGGTCCAAATACTAATGGAAGCCAGTTTTTCATTACCTTGGCACCTGCACAGTCACTTGACG GGAAACATGCAATATTTGGAAGAGTATGTAGGGGAATGGAAATTGTCAAGAGACTCGGCAGTGTTCAGACTGACAACACGGATAG ACCAATCCATGATGTGAAGATACTGCGGGCTGTAGTCAAAGATTGA